The following are encoded together in the Cicer arietinum cultivar CDC Frontier isolate Library 1 chromosome 2, Cicar.CDCFrontier_v2.0, whole genome shotgun sequence genome:
- the LOC101490013 gene encoding septum-promoting GTP-binding protein 1, which translates to MAKVIKETTKKMSQLCRKIVQVDVRWGIVQRVSFVGHFFRFFWNRFMLCSVPRPAQYRRLNLHHSATTVDDGFSQEQQQQTNNGYGSDSDLVNLKISLLGDCHIGKTTFLIKYVGNEVEKRSLQMEGLNLMDKTLSIQGARISFCIWDVAGDKKSLDQIPIACKDAVALLIMFDLTSRSTLNSVVGWYNEARKWNQTAIPILIGTKFDDFVRLPPDLQWTIVTQARAYARAMKATLFFSSATHNINVNKIFKFIMAKLFNLPWTVERNLKVGEPIIDF; encoded by the exons ATGGCAAAAGTGattaaagaaacaacaaaaaagatgTCACAACTCTGCCGGAAAATCGTTCAGGTCGATGTTCGATGGGGTATTGTACAAAGGGTATCTTTCGTTGGACACTTTTTTCGATTCTTTTGGAATAGATTCATGCTTTGTTCTGTTCCAAGACCAGCTCAATATCGAAGATTAAACCTCCATCATTCGGCGACCACCGTTGACGACGGTTTCTCacaagaacaacaacaacagacAAATAATGGGTATGGCTCGGATTCTGATTTGGTTAACCTCAAGATCAGTTTGTTGGGTGATTGTCATATTGGAAAAACTACTTTTTTG ATTAAATATGTAGGGAATGAGGTAGAAAAGAGGAGTTTGCAAATGGAAGGATTGAATCTAATGGACAAAACTTTATCTATTCAAGGAGCCAGAATTTCATTTTGTATATGGGATGTAGCAG GTGACAAAAAGTCCCTGGATCAAATTCCCATTGCTTGTAAAGATGCAGTTGCACTTTTGATTATGTTTGATCTCACTAGTCGTTCAACATTAAACAG TGTTGTTGGGTGGTATAATGAAGCAAGAAAGTGGAATCAG ACTGCAATTCCAATTTTAATAGGAACcaaatttgatgattttgttAGACTTCCCCCAGATTTACAATGGACAATTGTAACACAg GCAAGAGCATATGCAAGGGCAATGAAGGCAACACTTTTCTTTTCAAGTGCAACACACAATATAAATGTCAATAAGATTTTTAAGTTTATCATGGCCAAGCTCTTTAACTTGCCTTGGACGGTTGAACGAAATTTGAAAGTTGGAGAACCcattattgacttttaa